CCGCCGGCCCCCGCGTCGGCGACTCGGACGCCGTCATCGTCGTCGAGGGGCGCGCCGACGTGCTCACACTTCTCGACTGCGGGATCAAGAACGCGGTCGCCGTCGAGGGGACGAACGTCCCCGACGCGGTGGCGGACCTGACCGCGGACCGGACCGTCACCGCCTTCCTCGACGGCGACCGGGGCGGCGAGTTGATCCTCCGCGAGCTCGCGCAGGTGGGGAACGTCGACTACGTCGCGTTCGCGCCGCCCGGCGAGTCGGTCGAGGACCTCGGCCGCAACGCCGTCTTCGAGGCGCTCCGCGGGAAGGTGCCGTACAGCAGCCTCGCCGACGAGCCGAACCTCCGGAAGGCGGCCGCGGACGACGACGGAAGCGCCCCCCAGGGCGACGCTGGAAGCGGCCCCAAGGGCGGCGCCGGAGACGCCCCCGAGAGCGGCGCTGGAGACGCGACCGCGAGCGACGGCGCCGACCGCTCCGGGGACGGAGCGAAGTCGGCGAGCGACGACGGCGACCGCACGGCCGGGGGCGAGGCGGCGGGCGCGGCGGCGAGCGACGACGGTGTCGTCGCCGACGGCGCCCAAGCCCGCGGTGCGGTAGAGGGGGGACTCGTGGAGGCGGTCGAGGCCGCACCGTCGGCCGCGACGGACGCGACGGCGGAGTCGGCGGAGTCAGCGGAGTCGGCGGCCCAAGCGGTCGATTCCGAGGCCGAGGCCGAAGCCGACGAGAGCGCCGAGCGCCGAGCGGCCGAGGCGGTCTCCGAGCCCGACGACGAGAGTGCTGACGAAGCCGACGAGAACGCGGGTGGATCTGGCGAGATCACGAGCGAAGCCGACGAAGCAGACGACGCCGTCCTCGACGACGAGCCGCGCTCGATCGAAGAACACGTCCAGGAGGTCGTCGACGCCGGCAGCGACCGCGCCCGGCTCCTCGGCGACGACCGCAGCGTCCTCGCGGAGGTCGACGCGGGCGACGCCTTCGGCGCGGTTGAAGACGCCGAGACGGCCCCGCACACCGTCGTCATCGACGGCGTTATCGACCAACGGCTGCTCGACGTGGCCGCCCAGCGCGGCGTCAGCGGGCTGTTCGGCCGCGAGGTCGGCGAGTTCGTGAAACAGCCGGTCGGGACGCGGGTGCTCACCGTCGGCGATCTCCGCGCGGGAAGCTGACCGCGGCGACCCGCGAGGCTATTGATAAACGCTCCCGAGCGTGAGCGGCGACCCGGTATAAAAGGAGACGGCGAGAGGGTACCTTATTTAAACCAGTCCGATAGCGCCGAGCGCCGCGAACAGCACGTCACCGTAGGTCAGCGAGACGACCAGTCCGACCGCCATCGGGACGACGAACGGCATCCCCGGCGACACCAGCACGCGGTCCTGCCGCGCGACGACCGCCAAGCCGCCGCGGAGCGTCTCGGCGTCGGTCCCGTACGCGCCGTGGTCGATCTCGTCGAAAAAGCGCGCCGCGGCCCAGGGGTCGCTCCCGCCCGCGTCGCCGGTCGCGGTGCCGCCGTCCGTCCGCGGGCTGAGGTGGGTCCCGCCGTCGGTCGGGTCGTGCGTCTCGCCGACGCTCGCGGGGTCGCGGAAGCGGTCCGGGTTCGCGCGGAACTCCGCGAGCGTCAGGCCGCGCCAGCGGAGGTACATCCGGAGCGCGTCCAAATCGAGGCCGGTCCGCGTCCGGCCGTCGTCGTCCTCGAACAGCCGCCCGTGGCGGGAGGGCAGCGAGTCGGTCGCCACCGGCCGCGCGAAGAACATCGTCGGCGAGAGCTCTCCGCGGAGGAGGTTGCTCCCGGCGAGCCCGAGCGGGTACGCGAGCGCGAGCAACACCGTGTTCGTGAGGATCGTCAGCGAGAACACGCCGAGCAGGGTGTCGACGACCGGGAGCGTCACCCCGGCTATCTCGTAGGCGGGGAAGGTCGGGAAGAGGACGGCGAGCGCGATCAGCGCCTTCGCGTCCGCCCCGCCGAACGCGCCGAGGTACCAGAACGCGTACCCGAGGGGGGCGACGAAGAGGAGGCTGATCGCGACCCGCACCGCGAACCGCGTCCCTTCGAGGCCGGCGAGGGGCCACACCGCCGCGGTCTCCCAGATCAAGAGCAGGGCCCCGAACGCGTACAGCGGCGGCCAGACCCGGTTCGGGAGGCGTCGAGTCCGAACGTCCCGCAGGGCCGCCCACGCGAAGACGGGGACGACGAACAGGCGGAGGGCGTCCGGCAGCGTCGCGAACATGTCACCACGGGCGGCGCGGGCGCCATTAGGCGTTCGGGTTTGCGTATCACGTGCGATATCGCGGGGGCGCGTCGGCGGGACCGTCAGTCGTCGGTCGCCCCGTCGGGTCGCTC
This genomic window from Halorubrum sp. PV6 contains:
- the dnaG gene encoding DNA primase DnaG, with the translated sequence MKDTEKYLIHATIAADGVVERSDVVGAVFGQTEGLLGDELDLRDLQESSRVGRIDVAVESENGQSFGEVTVASSLDKVETAILAAALETIDRIGPCHASVEVTSIEDVRAAKRREVVERAKELIAGGFEETSLASNDILEEVREAARVEGIVDYEGLPAGPRVGDSDAVIVVEGRADVLTLLDCGIKNAVAVEGTNVPDAVADLTADRTVTAFLDGDRGGELILRELAQVGNVDYVAFAPPGESVEDLGRNAVFEALRGKVPYSSLADEPNLRKAAADDDGSAPQGDAGSGPKGGAGDAPESGAGDATASDGADRSGDGAKSASDDGDRTAGGEAAGAAASDDGVVADGAQARGAVEGGLVEAVEAAPSAATDATAESAESAESAAQAVDSEAEAEADESAERRAAEAVSEPDDESADEADENAGGSGEITSEADEADDAVLDDEPRSIEEHVQEVVDAGSDRARLLGDDRSVLAEVDAGDAFGAVEDAETAPHTVVIDGVIDQRLLDVAAQRGVSGLFGREVGEFVKQPVGTRVLTVGDLRAGS
- a CDS encoding A24 family peptidase: MFATLPDALRLFVVPVFAWAALRDVRTRRLPNRVWPPLYAFGALLLIWETAAVWPLAGLEGTRFAVRVAISLLFVAPLGYAFWYLGAFGGADAKALIALAVLFPTFPAYEIAGVTLPVVDTLLGVFSLTILTNTVLLALAYPLGLAGSNLLRGELSPTMFFARPVATDSLPSRHGRLFEDDDGRTRTGLDLDALRMYLRWRGLTLAEFRANPDRFRDPASVGETHDPTDGGTHLSPRTDGGTATGDAGGSDPWAAARFFDEIDHGAYGTDAETLRGGLAVVARQDRVLVSPGMPFVVPMAVGLVVSLTYGDVLFAALGAIGLV